The segment ATGGCCCCAGCGAAGCAGAGGCCCGGAAAATTTGCAATGGACTTAAAAATTTCAGTGTCATCAAAAATGGACTCCACTGCGGGAACCGGTACGCTGACGGTATGGGTGAAGGGCTGAGGGAGCGCAAGAAGGCACAGACCCGGCGGCATATCTCCGACACGGCCACCGGACTCTTCCTGGACCGCGGCTTCGACGCCGTCACCATCGCCGAGATCGCCGAGGCCGCCGAGGTCTCGGTCAACACCGTCTACAACTACTTCGCCACCAAAGAGGACCTCTTCCTCGACCGCGGCGACGAACTCGTCGCCAGGCTCTCCCGTTGGGTGCGCGGCCGGGACCCGGGGGAGTCGGCGGCCGCCGCCGTACTGCGCGAACTGCGCGCCGAGGTCGAGTCGGTCTCGCCCCGGGTCGGACTGACACCGGGTCATGAACGCTTTCTGCTGGTCGTCCAGGAGGCGGCCACCCTGCGCGCCGGGCTCGCCCGGCTCCAGCAGCGCGCCGTGGAACTGCTCGAAGAGACCCTGCGCGAGGAGACCGGCGCCGCCGCCGGGGATCCGCTGCCCGCCCTGGTGGCCGGGCAGATCGACTGGATCCACCAGTCCGTCATGGACACCGTGCGCCGCGGGATGACGGCCGGCCGCACCCCCGAGGACGTCTCCGCCGCCACCATCGGCGCCATCGACGAGATCGAATCCCTCCTCGGCGGACGGGTCCTCGGCTACGCCGTACGCGGCACCGGATGAACCTCCGGTGAACCACCGCTCCCCGCCGCACCGGACCCCGCGGGTGTGAAGTCCGCCCGACGGAGCGTGACGCGCATCTCTTCGGCGCCACAGCGCCGCCCATGGGCGCTAACCTCCGCCGAGAGGCGAAAAGTGAACGACTGTTAATAAGGGGTGTCGCGTGGCCGGGAAGCTCGCCGTCATCGGGGCCGGACTCATGGGGTCCGGTATCGCACAGGTCTCCGCCCAGGCGGGCTGGGACGTCGTCCTGCGCGATATCACCGACGAGGCCCTCACCCGCGGCACCGACGGCATCAAGGCGTCGTACGACAAGTTCGTCGCCAAGGGGAAGCTGGCCGCCGCGGACGCCGAGGCCGCCCTCGGCCGGATCACCACCACGACCGATCTCGAAGCGGTCGCCGACGCGGACCTCGTCGTCGAGGCCGTCTTCGAGAAGCTGGAGGTCAAGCACGAGATCTTCCGGGCGCTCGACAAGCTCGTCCGGGACGATGCGGTGCTCGCCTCCAACACCTCCGCCATCCCCATCACCAAGATCGCGGCGGCCACCGCCCGCCCGGAACGGGTGGTCGGGGTCCACTTCTTCTCGCCGGTGCCGATGATGCAGCTCGTCGAACTGGTCCGCGGCTACAAGACCAGCGACGAAGCCCTCGCCACCGCACGGAGGTTCGCCGAGTCCGTCGGCAAGACCTGCATCGTGGTCAACCGGGACGTCGCCGGATTCGTGACCACCCGGCTGATCTCGGCGCTGGTCGTGGAGGCCGTCAAACTGTACGAGAACGGCGTCGCCTCCGCCGAGGACATCGACCTCGCCTGCAAGCTGGGCTTCGGCCATGCGATGGGGCCGCTGGCCACCACCGACCTCACCGGTGTGGACGTCCTGATGCACGCCACCGGCAACATCTACACCGAGTGCCAGGACGAGAAGTTCGCCCCGCCGGAGCTGATGCGCCGGATGGTGGACGCGGGTGACATCGGACGCAAGAGCGGGCAGGGCTTCTACACGTACTGACGCGTCCGGACGCCGGTCGGTGCGGACGAACCCATCGAGCTGACACCGGAGTACGGGCCGCCCCCGGCGGCTCGTACCGGCCGGGCCGCCGGGCCCTTCGATCACCCTTCGGAGTGATTTCGGTATCGGTTCGCTTACAACCAGCAACCGTGCGGCCCGTAATGCAGTCAGTTGATGGAGAACCGCAGTGGACTGACGGAACCGCACGGACGGGACGGCACTGACGGAACCGGCAGGGCCGACCCGGACGGACCGAGCCGCCGGGGGGACCTCCTTCCTACGCCTGGCGGCGTGGGGCCCCAGCGGCCGGACGAACGAAAGCCGAAGCACTCTCGGGGAGCGCATATGCACATCAGGGGCGACCACACCGAGCTGGTCGTCGGGGGCCGCCTCGACGTCCGCAGCGCGGCGGACGCCCGTACGGTCCTGCACACGGCCGTCGACGACGGGGACGGGGACCTGGTGCTCGACCTCACCGGCCTCGACTCCTGGGACGCCACCGGGCTCGGGGTCATCATGGGCGCCCACCGCCGGGCCGGCCGCTGCGGACGGCGGCTCGTGCTGCGCGGAGTGCCGCCGCAGATGCAGCGGTTGCTGGTCGCCACCCGGCTGCACCGCATTCTCGCCATCGAGGGCGGCCTCGCCGCGGAATCGCTTCCGCGGGTCTGAGCGCGGGGGCGCTGCCGCGGGGGCGTGGGGTGCGGGGGCGCGCCGTGCTTGGTTCCGGTGGGGTACCGGCCGCGGGCCGCCTGTGGTTGCTCGCGCAGTTCCGCCCCCTATGCCTTCGGCAATGGGGGGACCCCCAGCGCCCCTACGCCTGGCGGCGTGGGGGGACCTCCGACACCCCTTATGCCTTCGGCATGGGGAGAGACCCCCAGCGCTTTCGGGTACCTCGGTCCAGGCCCTCCAGAAGAGCGCCGATACCCGGCGCGGTAGGGCTGTAACGCGGCTGCGGGCCGACCGTGGTTGCTCGCGCAGTTCCTCGCGCCCCTTATGCCTTCGGCAATGGGGGGACCCCCAGCGCTTTCGGGTACTTCGGTCCAGGCCCTCCAGAAGAGCGCCGATACCCGGCGCGGTGGGGCCGTAACGCGGCTGCGGGCCGTCTGTGGTTGTTCGCGCAGTTCCTCGCGCCCCTTATGCCTTCGGCAATGGGGGGACCCCCAGCGCCCCCTACGCCTGGCGGCGTGGTGGGACCGCCGGTACCCCCTACGCCTTCGGCATGGCGCCCCAGCGCCCCCCGCGGGGGCCCGGTGCCGTCTGGGGGTGGGTGGGGGCGCGTTGGGCGCGAGCCGCGGCGGTCCCCGATTTCTCATGGGATCGTGACCTCGCGGACCGCGCGGCACCCCCCGGGTGGGGGGATACCCTGCCACCGTCAAGAGTTCGGTTCCGGCCGTCGCCCCGAGCCGCGCGGCGGTCGGCCGGACAAGGACGGCCGGCCCGGGACCGGACGGGAGACCGCGCGAGCGCGGAGCCGGGGCCGGGGCCGGGGAACAAGGGAGCCAATGAAGCCGAGGGAGCCGATGAACAGGGCCAGTTCCGGCGGGAGCGGCGGCGCGCCGCGCGCCCCGCGCGACCCCGCCGTGGAGAGCTTCGCCCACCCCGCGCCCGCGCCCGTCCGCACCACCCCGGTCGTCGCGGGCGACTTCCTGCTCACCGTCAACCCCCTCGACGGCAGCGAGATCGTCCTCCGCCCGCCCGGCGGCGCCCCCGCGGACCAGAACTGGCCGGCCCCGCCCGAGCGGCGGACCGCCGCCGAACGCGCCGCCCACGAACGGGCCGGAGCACCGCCCGTACCCTCGGGTCCGGCGTTGCCGCGCCCCGCGCTCGCCGAACGCGACGAGGTACGCGAACGCCTCACCCGGCTGCTCGGCCGCGGCCGCTCCGTACGGCTCACCGGCCCGCCCGGCTCCGGCCGCACCGCCCTGCTCGACCTCGTCGCCCAGGACTGCGCCGGCCTCGCCCCCGACGGTGTGATCCGGCTCAACGGGCTCCACCGCACCGCCGGTGAGCTGCTGCACGCCCTGTTCGCCGCCGTGCACCGCAGCGAGCGGCACCGGCCCGACCGCGCCGCACTCCTCGCCGAGGTCGCCCGGATCGGCGCCGTCGTCGTCCTCGACGACTTCGACGGACCCACGGCCGCACTGACGGAACTCCTCGACGCGGCACCCGAATGCGCCTTCCTCATCGCCGCCGCCCCGGCCCCGCCCGAGCCCGGCGACGAACCGCACGGCCCCCGCATCGACGAGGCCGAACTCGAAGGCCTCAGCCGCGCCGGCGCCCTCGGCCTCCTCGCCCGGCTCGTCGACCGCGACCTCACCGAGGACGAGCGCAACTGGGCGGGCGACCTCTGGTTCGAGTCCGAGGGGCTGCCGCTGCGCTTCGTCCAGGCCGGCGCCCTGCTGCGGCAGAGCGACGAACTGCGCGTCGACCCCGAGACCGCGGCGGACGCCTCCCCCTTCGAAGGCACCCGCACCACCGCCGTACGGCTTCCGACACTCGGTCAGGGCGCGGCACCCGCGGCCCTCCTCGCGTCCCGGCTCAGCGAGAGCGCGCGCGAGACCCTGCGGCTCGCCGTCGCCCTCGGCGGCGAGGTGCCGCACCAAGCGCATCTGCCCGCCCTCATCGACGACACCCACGCCGACAGCGCCCTCGGCGAACTGACGGCCTGTGGGCTGCTCTCGCCCGCCGGACCCCGCTACCGGCTCGCCCCCGGCGCGCTCGACCAGCTGAAGGAGAAGGGGTACGGCCCCGATCCCGGCACCGACGGCACCGGCGCCGTCACGGACCGCGCCCACACCGCCGCCCGGCACTACGCCTGGTGGACCGCGCACCCCTCGGTGACCGCCGAACGCGTCGTCGTCGAGGCCGATGCCGTACTCGCCGCCCTGGCCGCCCTGCTGACGGGCCGGGTGCCCGGACGGCTCAGCACCGCCGTACGGCTCGCGCGGGCCGCGGCCCCGGTCTTCGCCGCCGGACTGCACTGGGCGGCCTGGGAGAGCGCGCTGCGGATGGGCTCGGAGGCCGCCCGAATAGCGGGAGAGGTCGCCGAGGAGGCGTACTTCCACCACGAACTGGGCGTCCTCGCGCTCTGCACCGACAACCTCGGCCGGGCCCGCGCCGAACTGGAAGCCTCCATCGGGCTGCGCGGGGCGCTCGCAGACAAGAACGGCACCGTCGCCGGACGCCGCGCCCTGGCCCTGGTCACCGACCGGGAGAAGCGGCCGGCGGACGGCGCCGCCGGAGCCGTCGTGCCCGCGCCCCGGGCGATCGGCCCCGGCGGCCCGGCCGCACCCCGACTGGTCCCGGTCCCCGCGCCCGTACCGCCGGCGCTGCCGGTGCCCGCACCGCGGGGCTTCCGGAAGACGGACGACGACGAGGTGGCGGCCCGGCTCGGGCCGCGCCCGGTGGAGCTCGCGGGACCGCCGGTACGGGCGGCGCTCCCCCCGGGCGCCGCGGCCATCTCGGAGCCGCTGACCGTACCGGAGGTCCTCGCCACGGCCCCGTACCCGCAGCAGGAGCCGCGCCGCCGCCGCCGGGGACTGCTGCTGGGCGGCGCCCGGCGCAATCTGGTCGCGGCGGGCGCGGGAGCGGTGCTCGTCGCCGTCCTGGGCACCGTTCTCACCTTCACCCCGGCGTCCGAGGAGCAGGACCCGCCCGGTACCCGGGTCGACACCGGTGACTCCGTGCCCGACGAGGACCTCCGCGAGGACGGACCGCCGGCGGCGGAACCCGCCCCGCAGGACGACCCGGTGATCGGCGACCCGACCCGGCAGCCGTCCCGCACCCCGTCGCCCGGACCGTCCGCCTCGCCGTCGGCCTCGGCTTCACGGGAGCCGGGCCGGGAGACCTCCCGGCCGCCGCAGTCCCCGTCGCCCGAGGACCCGCCGCCGAGCCGGTCGACGCCTCCGAAGCCCTCGGACAGCGGCGGCCCGTCGCCGTCGGATTCGCCCGACCCGTCGGACAGCGCCACCCCGCCGGAGTCCCCCGGGCCGTCGGAGAGCGAGAGCTCCAAGCCGCCGACGGCGGTCTCCGAATCGGCGTCCGACGCCGCCCCGCCCGACCCCTCGGTGTCCGGCACCCCGGCCCCGGAGCCGGACTCCGGCTCCCCGTCGGCGGGCTGACACCACGGCGGTACGGGGCCGTACCGCCACCGGCTTCGGACACGGCACCGCCCCGGCCCGGGGTTCCGGGGCGGGGCGGACGTCAGGGGACGAGCCCGGGTCAGAACAGGCGGAGCTTGTCGTCCTCGATACCGCGCAGGGCCTCGTAGTCCAGGACGACACAGTGCATACCGCGGTCCGTCGCCAGCACCCGGGCCTGGGGCTTGATCTCCTGGGCCGCGAACACGCCGCGCACCGGCGCCAGATGCGGATCGCGGTTCAGCAGCTCCAGATAGCGGGTGAGCTGCTCCACGCCGTCGATCTCGCCCCGCCGCTTGATCTCCACGGCGACCGTGGCCCCGTCGGCGTCCCGGCAGAGGATGTCCACCGGCCCGATCGCGGTGGGGTATTCGCGGCGGATGAGCGTATAGCCGTCGCCGAGGGTCTCGATCCGGTCCGCCAGCAGCTCCTGGAGGTGCGCCTCGACACCGTCCTTGATCAGGCCGGGGTC is part of the Streptomyces qinzhouensis genome and harbors:
- a CDS encoding 3-hydroxyacyl-CoA dehydrogenase family protein, producing MAGKLAVIGAGLMGSGIAQVSAQAGWDVVLRDITDEALTRGTDGIKASYDKFVAKGKLAAADAEAALGRITTTTDLEAVADADLVVEAVFEKLEVKHEIFRALDKLVRDDAVLASNTSAIPITKIAAATARPERVVGVHFFSPVPMMQLVELVRGYKTSDEALATARRFAESVGKTCIVVNRDVAGFVTTRLISALVVEAVKLYENGVASAEDIDLACKLGFGHAMGPLATTDLTGVDVLMHATGNIYTECQDEKFAPPELMRRMVDAGDIGRKSGQGFYTY
- a CDS encoding ATP-binding protein; translated protein: MNRASSGGSGGAPRAPRDPAVESFAHPAPAPVRTTPVVAGDFLLTVNPLDGSEIVLRPPGGAPADQNWPAPPERRTAAERAAHERAGAPPVPSGPALPRPALAERDEVRERLTRLLGRGRSVRLTGPPGSGRTALLDLVAQDCAGLAPDGVIRLNGLHRTAGELLHALFAAVHRSERHRPDRAALLAEVARIGAVVVLDDFDGPTAALTELLDAAPECAFLIAAAPAPPEPGDEPHGPRIDEAELEGLSRAGALGLLARLVDRDLTEDERNWAGDLWFESEGLPLRFVQAGALLRQSDELRVDPETAADASPFEGTRTTAVRLPTLGQGAAPAALLASRLSESARETLRLAVALGGEVPHQAHLPALIDDTHADSALGELTACGLLSPAGPRYRLAPGALDQLKEKGYGPDPGTDGTGAVTDRAHTAARHYAWWTAHPSVTAERVVVEADAVLAALAALLTGRVPGRLSTAVRLARAAAPVFAAGLHWAAWESALRMGSEAARIAGEVAEEAYFHHELGVLALCTDNLGRARAELEASIGLRGALADKNGTVAGRRALALVTDREKRPADGAAGAVVPAPRAIGPGGPAAPRLVPVPAPVPPALPVPAPRGFRKTDDDEVAARLGPRPVELAGPPVRAALPPGAAAISEPLTVPEVLATAPYPQQEPRRRRRGLLLGGARRNLVAAGAGAVLVAVLGTVLTFTPASEEQDPPGTRVDTGDSVPDEDLREDGPPAAEPAPQDDPVIGDPTRQPSRTPSPGPSASPSASASREPGRETSRPPQSPSPEDPPPSRSTPPKPSDSGGPSPSDSPDPSDSATPPESPGPSESESSKPPTAVSESASDAAPPDPSVSGTPAPEPDSGSPSAG
- a CDS encoding TetR/AcrR family transcriptional regulator, translating into MGEGLRERKKAQTRRHISDTATGLFLDRGFDAVTIAEIAEAAEVSVNTVYNYFATKEDLFLDRGDELVARLSRWVRGRDPGESAAAAVLRELRAEVESVSPRVGLTPGHERFLLVVQEAATLRAGLARLQQRAVELLEETLREETGAAAGDPLPALVAGQIDWIHQSVMDTVRRGMTAGRTPEDVSAATIGAIDEIESLLGGRVLGYAVRGTG
- the nucS gene encoding endonuclease NucS; translated protein: MRLVIARCSVDYAGRLTAHLPSAPRLILVKADGSVSVHADDRAYKPLNWMSPPCTLKEGDGSVWTVINKAGEKLIITMEEVLHDSSHELGVDPGLIKDGVEAHLQELLADRIETLGDGYTLIRREYPTAIGPVDILCRDADGATVAVEIKRRGEIDGVEQLTRYLELLNRDPHLAPVRGVFAAQEIKPQARVLATDRGMHCVVLDYEALRGIEDDKLRLF
- a CDS encoding STAS domain-containing protein, producing the protein MHIRGDHTELVVGGRLDVRSAADARTVLHTAVDDGDGDLVLDLTGLDSWDATGLGVIMGAHRRAGRCGRRLVLRGVPPQMQRLLVATRLHRILAIEGGLAAESLPRV